From one Bacillus sp. FJAT-42376 genomic stretch:
- a CDS encoding carboxylesterase gives MRKVMPKPFFFEGGEKAVLLLHGFTGNTADVRMLGRYLNERGYTCHAPQYKGHGVPPEELVHTGPEDWWKDVMEGYEFLKEKGYEQIAVGGLSLGGVFSLKLGYTVPVKGIVTMCAPMYIKSEEIMYQGVLEYARNYKKFEEKKPDQIEQEMKEFEKTPMGTLKSLQELIADVRKNVDMIYSPTFVVQARHDHMINTDSANIIHDEVESDVKQLKWYENSGHVITLDKEKDQVHQDVYEFLEKLDW, from the coding sequence ATGAGAAAAGTGATGCCAAAGCCTTTTTTCTTTGAAGGCGGAGAAAAAGCCGTGCTGCTTTTGCATGGATTCACAGGAAATACAGCGGATGTGCGTATGCTTGGACGTTATTTGAATGAGCGGGGATACACTTGCCATGCGCCTCAATATAAAGGGCATGGAGTGCCTCCAGAAGAACTTGTTCATACGGGACCTGAGGACTGGTGGAAGGACGTTATGGAAGGCTATGAGTTCCTCAAAGAAAAAGGCTATGAACAAATTGCGGTTGGCGGTTTATCCCTTGGCGGGGTATTTTCGCTTAAACTGGGTTACACTGTACCAGTAAAGGGTATCGTGACCATGTGTGCACCAATGTACATAAAGAGTGAAGAAATTATGTATCAGGGTGTACTGGAGTACGCACGCAATTATAAAAAGTTTGAAGAGAAGAAGCCTGATCAAATCGAGCAGGAAATGAAAGAGTTTGAAAAGACCCCAATGGGGACACTGAAAAGCTTGCAGGAACTGATCGCCGATGTCCGCAAGAATGTTGATATGATTTATTCACCGACTTTCGTTGTTCAGGCACGCCATGACCACATGATTAATACAGATAGTGCAAACATTATTCATGATGAAGTGGAGTCGGATGTTAAACAATTAAAGTGGTACGAAAATTCCGGCCACGTGATAACCCTTGATAAAGAAAAAGATCAGGTTCACCAGGATGTGTATGAGTTTTTAGAAAAGCTGGACTGGTAA
- the secG gene encoding preprotein translocase subunit SecG, which translates to MLHTLLIVLLIITCLALITVVLLQSSKSTGLSGAISGGAEQLFGKQKARGLDLILHRITVVLAVLFFVLTIAISYFNL; encoded by the coding sequence ATGCTTCATACGTTACTTATTGTTCTGTTGATTATTACATGCCTTGCACTTATTACAGTAGTATTGCTGCAATCCAGCAAAAGCACCGGATTATCCGGAGCAATCTCAGGCGGAGCGGAGCAGCTTTTCGGAAAACAAAAAGCCCGCGGCCTCGACTTGATTCTGCATCGAATTACGGTTGTTCTCGCTGTGCTGTTTTTTGTCCTGACGATTGCGATTTCCTACTTTAACCTATAA
- a CDS encoding S66 peptidase family protein gives MIRYPQLKNGACIGITAPSSGVPKELHELVRLASSSMERKGFSVAAGETVWTQEKAKSAPAKIRAAEFSEMMQNTSIDLIIPPWGGELLIEILEHIDFEQIAPKWILGYSDLSVLLLAITLKTGIATAHGTNLIDLRGDYSDDTTAMWETVLAANQGDSVIQHSSVNFQRKWDHSNPSPCVFHLNEPTEWKTVSNTAEKVQGRLLGGCIDVIRHLVGTPYGDLTYFREQINEEPILWYLENCELSTPDLRRSLVQMKLAGWLDHCSGILFGRSAANEPVDGYTAEDVYQELSAELKVPVIYDIDCGHVPPQITFVNGAYAEVEASNGKGTIMQVFKP, from the coding sequence ATGATACGATACCCGCAATTGAAAAACGGAGCGTGCATTGGCATAACAGCCCCCTCCTCAGGTGTACCAAAAGAGCTTCATGAGTTAGTGAGACTTGCTTCAAGCAGTATGGAGAGGAAAGGCTTCAGCGTCGCAGCTGGAGAAACTGTATGGACACAGGAGAAAGCAAAATCCGCACCGGCAAAGATTAGAGCAGCTGAATTCAGCGAGATGATGCAGAACACAAGCATAGACCTGATCATCCCTCCATGGGGCGGAGAGCTCCTGATTGAAATTCTCGAACACATTGATTTTGAACAAATAGCACCTAAATGGATACTCGGGTATTCAGATTTAAGTGTACTGCTGCTGGCTATTACATTGAAGACTGGAATTGCCACTGCGCATGGAACCAATCTTATCGATTTAAGAGGAGACTATTCGGATGACACCACTGCCATGTGGGAAACTGTCTTAGCAGCAAATCAAGGAGACTCTGTCATCCAGCATTCATCAGTAAATTTTCAAAGAAAGTGGGATCATTCCAACCCATCACCGTGTGTCTTTCATCTGAATGAACCGACTGAGTGGAAAACGGTTTCCAACACTGCTGAAAAAGTACAGGGACGCCTGCTTGGAGGGTGCATTGATGTCATCCGGCACTTAGTGGGTACACCATATGGAGACTTGACTTATTTTCGGGAACAGATTAATGAGGAACCGATTTTGTGGTACTTGGAGAATTGTGAACTCAGCACACCGGATTTACGAAGATCGCTCGTTCAAATGAAACTGGCAGGGTGGTTAGATCACTGTTCCGGCATATTGTTCGGCAGAAGCGCAGCCAATGAGCCTGTCGATGGCTATACTGCCGAGGATGTCTATCAGGAGCTTTCAGCAGAACTGAAAGTACCGGTTATCTATGATATCGACTGCGGACATGTCCCTCCGCAAATTACCTTTGTAAACGGGGCTTACGCCGAGGTCGAAGCAAGCAATGGCAAAGGAACCATCATGCAGGTATTCAAACCATAA
- the eno gene encoding phosphopyruvate hydratase produces the protein MPAIVDVYAREVLDSRGNPTVEVEVYTESGAFGRALVPSGASTGEHEAVELRDGDKDRYLGKGVLQAVENVNNVIAEEIIGLDVTDQVGIDTIMIELDGTENKGKLGANAILGVSMAVAHAAADFVGLPLYRYLGGFNAKQLPTPMMNIINGGSHADNNVDFQEFMILPVGAPTFKEAIRMGAEVFHALKSVLKAKGLNTAVGDEGGFAPNLGSNREALEVIVEAITKAGYEAGKDIMLGMDVASSEFYNKETGKYDLAGEGRNGLSSAEMVDFYEQLVNEFPILSIEDGLDENDWDGHKLLTDRIGGKVQLVGDDLFVTNTKKLAQGIEQGVGNSILIKVNQIGTLTETFEAIEMAKRAGYTAVVSHRSGETEDATIADIAVATNAGQIKTGSMSRTDRIAKYNQLLRIEDELGGLAVYDGISSFYNLKK, from the coding sequence ATGCCAGCTATTGTTGATGTATATGCACGTGAAGTCCTTGACTCCCGCGGAAACCCAACAGTTGAAGTAGAAGTTTACACAGAATCAGGCGCTTTCGGACGCGCACTAGTACCAAGCGGTGCTTCTACTGGTGAACACGAAGCAGTAGAACTTCGCGACGGTGACAAAGACCGTTACCTTGGAAAAGGCGTACTTCAAGCAGTAGAGAACGTAAACAACGTAATCGCTGAAGAAATCATCGGTCTAGACGTAACAGATCAGGTTGGAATTGACACAATTATGATCGAGCTTGATGGAACAGAAAACAAAGGCAAATTGGGCGCTAACGCAATCCTTGGTGTATCCATGGCTGTTGCTCATGCAGCTGCAGACTTCGTTGGTCTTCCGCTTTACCGTTACCTTGGCGGATTCAACGCGAAACAGCTTCCAACTCCAATGATGAACATCATCAACGGCGGATCTCATGCTGATAACAACGTAGACTTCCAGGAGTTCATGATCCTTCCTGTTGGAGCACCTACTTTCAAAGAAGCAATCCGTATGGGAGCAGAAGTATTCCATGCTCTTAAATCAGTACTAAAAGCAAAAGGTCTTAACACAGCTGTTGGTGACGAAGGCGGATTCGCTCCAAACCTTGGTTCTAACCGTGAAGCTCTTGAAGTAATCGTTGAAGCCATCACGAAAGCTGGCTACGAAGCTGGCAAAGACATCATGCTTGGTATGGACGTTGCTTCTTCTGAATTCTACAACAAAGAAACTGGCAAATACGATCTTGCAGGCGAAGGCCGCAACGGATTGTCTTCAGCTGAAATGGTTGATTTCTACGAGCAGCTTGTGAACGAATTCCCGATCCTTTCCATTGAAGATGGACTTGACGAAAACGACTGGGATGGACACAAACTTCTTACTGACCGCATCGGCGGAAAAGTACAATTGGTTGGAGATGACCTATTCGTAACAAACACGAAAAAACTGGCTCAAGGAATTGAGCAAGGTGTAGGTAACTCCATCCTAATCAAAGTGAACCAAATCGGTACGCTTACAGAAACATTTGAAGCAATCGAAATGGCAAAACGTGCTGGCTACACAGCTGTTGTTTCCCACCGTTCAGGTGAAACAGAAGATGCTACAATCGCTGACATCGCTGTTGCAACAAACGCTGGCCAAATCAAAACAGGTTCTATGAGCCGTACGGACCGTATCGCAAAATACAACCAGCTTCTTCGCATCGAAGACGAGCTTGGCGGTCTTGCTGTATACGACGGAATCAGCTCTTTCTACAACCTTAAAAAATAA
- the gpmI gene encoding 2,3-bisphosphoglycerate-independent phosphoglycerate mutase — MSKKPVALIILDGFGLRSETEGNAVAQAKKPNFDRYWEQYPHSTLTASGEAVGLPDGQMGNSEVGHLNIGAGRIVYQSLTRVNVAIREGEFEKNQTFLDAMDSVKKNGTALHLAGLLSDGGVHSHIEHLFALLKLAKSEGVEKVYVHGFLDGRDVGPQTAEKYIKALQEKLEEYGGELATISGRYYSMDRDKRWDRVEKAYRAMVYGEGPDYRDPMELVKDSYENGIHDEFVIPSVMTKEDGSPVGTIQDNDSVIFYNFRPDRAIQISNTFTNADFREFDRGEKAPKNLHFVSLTRFSETVKGFVAFKPVNLDNTIGEVLAQNNLRQLRIAETEKYPHVTFFMSGGREEEFEGEKRILIDSPKVATYDLKPEMSAYEVADALLDEIHGDKQDAIILNFANPDMVGHSGKVEPTIKAIEAVDECLGKVVDAILEKGGTAIITADHGNADILIAENGEPHTAHTTNPVPVIVTKQGLELREGGILGDLAPTMLDLLEVDQPEEMTGKSLIK; from the coding sequence ATGAGTAAGAAACCCGTAGCTCTAATTATCCTGGACGGTTTCGGACTTCGCAGCGAGACAGAAGGAAATGCTGTTGCGCAAGCAAAGAAACCGAATTTCGACCGTTACTGGGAGCAATACCCGCATTCCACTCTTACCGCAAGCGGTGAAGCAGTTGGCCTTCCGGACGGCCAAATGGGGAACTCTGAAGTAGGACATTTGAATATCGGAGCGGGACGAATTGTCTACCAAAGCTTAACGCGTGTAAACGTGGCAATCCGTGAAGGCGAGTTCGAAAAGAACCAGACCTTCCTTGATGCGATGGACAGCGTGAAGAAAAATGGCACAGCTCTTCACCTGGCAGGTCTTCTGTCAGATGGCGGAGTTCACAGCCACATTGAGCACCTGTTTGCCCTTCTTAAGCTTGCTAAATCTGAAGGCGTTGAAAAAGTATACGTTCACGGCTTCCTTGACGGACGAGACGTCGGCCCTCAAACAGCTGAAAAGTATATTAAAGCCCTTCAGGAAAAACTTGAAGAGTACGGCGGCGAGCTTGCAACCATCTCTGGACGCTATTATTCCATGGACCGCGACAAACGCTGGGACCGTGTGGAAAAAGCGTACCGTGCCATGGTTTACGGTGAAGGCCCTGACTACCGTGATCCAATGGAGCTTGTAAAAGACTCTTACGAAAATGGAATCCACGATGAGTTCGTTATCCCTTCTGTCATGACGAAGGAAGACGGCTCACCGGTTGGAACGATTCAGGACAATGACAGTGTGATTTTCTACAACTTCCGTCCTGACCGTGCGATTCAAATCTCCAATACCTTTACGAACGCTGATTTCAGAGAATTTGACCGCGGTGAAAAAGCGCCTAAGAATCTTCACTTTGTCAGCCTGACTCGCTTTAGTGAGACCGTCAAAGGTTTTGTAGCATTCAAGCCAGTAAACCTGGATAATACAATTGGGGAAGTTCTTGCCCAGAACAACCTAAGACAGCTGCGTATCGCAGAAACCGAGAAATACCCTCACGTTACGTTCTTTATGAGCGGCGGACGTGAAGAGGAGTTCGAGGGAGAAAAGCGCATTTTGATTGACTCGCCGAAGGTTGCAACCTATGACCTGAAGCCGGAGATGAGTGCGTATGAAGTAGCCGATGCTTTACTTGACGAGATTCACGGCGATAAGCAGGATGCTATTATTCTGAACTTTGCCAACCCTGATATGGTCGGCCATTCAGGTAAAGTGGAGCCTACGATTAAAGCAATCGAAGCCGTTGATGAATGCCTCGGTAAAGTAGTCGATGCCATCCTTGAAAAAGGCGGCACCGCTATTATTACAGCGGACCACGGAAATGCGGATATCCTGATCGCAGAAAACGGAGAGCCTCATACAGCTCACACAACCAACCCTGTTCCTGTTATCGTAACGAAACAAGGTTTGGAGCTGCGCGAAGGCGGAATCCTTGGAGATCTTGCTCCAACGATGCTTGATCTGCTTGAAGTGGATCAGCCGGAAGAAATGACAGGTAAATCTTTAATTAAATAA
- the tpiA gene encoding triose-phosphate isomerase: protein MRKPIIAGNWKMNKTMAEAKSFAEEVKSLVPSSEQVDAVVCSPALFLDRLVEIAKGTDLKIGAQNMHFEENGAFTGEVSPVALKDLGVEYVVLGHSERREMFAETDETVNKKTAAAFKHGLTPIVCCGETLEERESGKTNELVGSQVKAALAGLSEEQVKQTVIAYEPIWAIGTGKSSSAEDANEVCAYIRKVVAEQFSQEAADAVRIQYGGSVKPANIKEYMAQSDIDGALVGGASLEAQSFLQLLEGGKNE from the coding sequence ATGAGAAAACCGATCATTGCAGGTAACTGGAAAATGAACAAAACAATGGCAGAAGCGAAAAGCTTTGCTGAAGAAGTAAAAAGCCTCGTTCCTTCATCTGAACAAGTGGATGCAGTGGTATGCTCACCGGCTCTATTCCTTGATCGTCTAGTTGAGATTGCAAAAGGAACAGATCTTAAAATCGGTGCGCAAAACATGCACTTCGAAGAAAACGGTGCTTTTACTGGAGAAGTAAGCCCGGTTGCACTTAAAGATCTTGGTGTAGAATACGTGGTTCTCGGACACTCCGAGCGCCGTGAAATGTTCGCTGAAACAGACGAAACTGTGAACAAAAAGACAGCTGCTGCATTCAAACATGGTTTAACTCCAATCGTTTGCTGCGGAGAAACGCTTGAAGAGCGTGAATCCGGAAAAACAAACGAGCTTGTTGGAAGCCAGGTAAAAGCAGCTCTTGCAGGTCTTTCTGAAGAGCAGGTTAAACAAACCGTTATCGCTTACGAGCCAATCTGGGCAATCGGAACAGGCAAATCTTCATCTGCAGAGGATGCAAACGAAGTATGTGCGTACATCCGTAAAGTGGTAGCAGAACAATTTTCACAAGAAGCAGCAGATGCAGTCCGCATTCAATACGGCGGAAGCGTAAAGCCTGCCAACATTAAAGAATACATGGCTCAATCCGATATTGACGGCGCGCTAGTCGGCGGAGCAAGCCTTGAAGCACAATCTTTCCTTCAATTGCTAGAGGGTGGAAAGAATGAGTAA
- a CDS encoding phosphoglycerate kinase translates to MNKKSLKDIEIQGKVVFCRVDFNVPMEEGKVTDDTRIRAALPTIQYMVEQGAKVLLASHLGRPKGQVVEELRLNAVAERLQELLGKSVVKTDEAYGESVKEEIAKLENGDVLLLENVRFYPGEEKNDAELSKAFAELADVYVNDAFGAAHRAHASTAGIAEHLPAVSGFLMEKELDVLGKALSDPERPFTAIIGGAKVKDKIGVIDHLLDKVDNLIIGGGLAYTFIKALGHGVGKSLLEEDKVDLAKSFMEKAKANGVNFYMPVDIVVGDDFSKDANTQVVSIDNIPEDWEGLDAGPKSREIYADVIKKSKLVIWNGPLGVFELEPFSHGTKAVAEALAEADDTYSVIGGGDSAAAVEKFGLADKMDHISTGGGASLEFMEGKELPGVVALNDK, encoded by the coding sequence ATGAACAAAAAATCTTTAAAAGACATCGAGATTCAAGGTAAGGTTGTATTCTGCCGCGTTGACTTCAACGTTCCGATGGAAGAAGGCAAAGTGACAGATGATACGAGGATCCGTGCGGCTCTTCCGACAATCCAGTACATGGTTGAGCAGGGAGCGAAAGTTTTGCTTGCAAGCCATCTTGGACGTCCTAAAGGCCAGGTTGTGGAAGAACTTCGTCTAAATGCGGTTGCAGAGCGCCTTCAAGAGCTTCTTGGCAAAAGTGTCGTTAAAACTGACGAAGCTTATGGCGAAAGCGTGAAAGAAGAAATTGCTAAGCTTGAAAATGGCGATGTGCTTCTTCTTGAAAACGTGCGTTTCTACCCTGGAGAAGAGAAAAACGATGCAGAATTGTCAAAAGCATTCGCAGAGCTTGCGGATGTTTATGTAAATGACGCATTCGGTGCTGCACACCGTGCACACGCATCTACAGCAGGAATCGCTGAGCACCTTCCGGCTGTTTCCGGTTTCCTTATGGAAAAAGAATTGGATGTACTTGGAAAAGCGCTATCTGATCCGGAACGCCCATTCACGGCCATCATCGGCGGAGCAAAAGTAAAAGACAAGATTGGTGTCATTGATCACCTTCTTGACAAAGTGGACAACCTGATCATCGGCGGCGGTTTGGCTTATACGTTCATCAAAGCCCTTGGACATGGTGTTGGAAAATCCCTTCTTGAAGAAGATAAAGTGGATTTGGCTAAATCCTTCATGGAAAAAGCAAAAGCAAACGGCGTAAACTTCTACATGCCAGTGGACATCGTTGTTGGAGATGATTTCTCTAAAGATGCCAACACACAAGTCGTTTCAATCGATAACATCCCGGAAGACTGGGAAGGCCTTGATGCCGGACCTAAATCCCGCGAGATTTATGCTGACGTCATCAAGAAATCAAAGCTTGTGATCTGGAACGGACCGCTTGGAGTATTCGAACTTGAACCATTCTCCCACGGTACGAAAGCAGTGGCCGAGGCTCTTGCAGAAGCTGACGATACATATTCGGTCATCGGAGGAGGAGACTCCGCTGCAGCAGTTGAGAAGTTCGGTCTTGCAGACAAAATGGATCACATCTCAACAGGCGGCGGTGCTTCCCTTGAATTCATGGAAGGCAAAGAACTTCCTGGAGTAGTGGCACTTAACGATAAATAA
- the gap gene encoding type I glyceraldehyde-3-phosphate dehydrogenase — protein sequence MATKIGINGFGRIGRNVFRAALKNSNVEVVAVNDLTDANMLAHLLKYDSVHGKLDAEVSVDGNNLIVDGKTIQVTAERDPAKLSWGEMGVEVVVESTGFFTKRADAAKHIEAGAKKVIISAPATDEDITIVMGVNHDKYDAASHDVISNASCTTNCLAPFAKVLNDKFGIKRGMMTTVHSYTNDQQILDLPHKDYRRARAAAENIIPTTTGAAKAVSLVLPELKGKLNGGAMRVPTPNVSLVDLVAELDKDVTADEVNAALKEAAEGDLKGILGYSEEPLVSGDYNGNINSSTIDALSTMVMEGSMVKVISWYDNESGYSNRVVDLVGYIASKGL from the coding sequence ATGGCAACTAAAATTGGTATTAACGGTTTCGGACGTATCGGACGTAACGTTTTCCGCGCAGCTTTGAAAAATTCAAACGTAGAGGTAGTAGCAGTAAACGATCTAACTGACGCTAACATGCTTGCTCACCTACTAAAATATGACTCTGTACACGGTAAGCTTGACGCAGAAGTATCTGTAGACGGCAACAACCTAATCGTGGACGGTAAAACAATCCAGGTTACTGCAGAGCGCGATCCTGCTAAACTTTCTTGGGGAGAAATGGGTGTAGAAGTAGTTGTTGAATCAACTGGTTTCTTCACAAAACGTGCTGACGCTGCGAAACATATCGAAGCTGGCGCTAAAAAAGTCATCATTTCAGCTCCTGCAACAGACGAAGACATCACAATCGTTATGGGTGTTAACCATGATAAATACGATGCTGCTTCTCACGATGTTATTTCAAATGCATCTTGCACAACGAACTGCCTTGCACCATTCGCAAAAGTATTGAACGACAAGTTCGGTATCAAACGCGGTATGATGACAACTGTTCACTCTTACACAAATGATCAGCAGATCCTTGATCTTCCGCACAAAGACTACCGTCGTGCGCGTGCAGCTGCTGAAAACATCATCCCGACTACAACAGGTGCTGCTAAAGCTGTTTCCCTTGTTCTTCCTGAACTTAAAGGCAAACTAAACGGCGGAGCAATGCGCGTTCCAACTCCAAACGTTTCTCTAGTTGACCTTGTTGCTGAGCTTGATAAAGATGTAACAGCTGACGAAGTGAACGCAGCTCTTAAAGAAGCGGCTGAAGGCGATCTTAAAGGAATTCTTGGCTACAGCGAAGAGCCTCTTGTATCCGGTGATTACAACGGAAACATCAACTCTTCAACAATCGACGCTCTTTCCACAATGGTTATGGAAGGCAGCATGGTTAAAGTTATCTCTTGGTACGACAACGAGAGCGGATACTCTAACCGCGTAGTTGACCTAGTTGGCTACATCGCTTCTAAAGGACTTTAA
- a CDS encoding sugar-binding transcriptional regulator, whose amino-acid sequence MREMIEVQKKLVPDLLKLMQKRYQVLQYIRLMQPIGRRSLSISLGISERVLRAEVQFLKDQNLIAIETSGMTLTEAGSKLLKTLEEMMKDVLGLTLMENKLKERLNLKRVIVVSGDSDQSSWVKKEMGRACVTCIKEHLSGGDTVAVTGGTTLAAVAEMMTPDTNRDLLFVPARGGLGENVENQANTICAKMAERAMGNYRLLHVPDQLSAEAWQSLTEEPSIKELLKIIKSSSMVVHGIGDAMTMAERRKTAAFDMEKIEHGEAVAEAFGYYFDETGKMVHKVHTVGIQLDDLANLKNVIAVAGGSSKAKAIHAYMKQSLDSILVTDEGAAKELLRD is encoded by the coding sequence ATGAGAGAAATGATAGAGGTACAAAAGAAACTAGTTCCCGATCTGCTCAAGCTTATGCAAAAAAGGTATCAGGTCTTGCAGTACATACGACTTATGCAGCCTATTGGACGCAGAAGCCTTTCGATCAGCCTTGGCATCAGTGAACGTGTTTTACGGGCAGAGGTTCAGTTCCTTAAAGACCAGAATCTGATTGCAATCGAAACTTCAGGCATGACACTGACGGAGGCCGGTTCCAAGCTTCTGAAAACCCTGGAAGAAATGATGAAGGATGTTTTAGGTCTCACTCTTATGGAAAATAAACTAAAAGAGAGATTAAATCTAAAACGGGTGATTGTCGTTTCTGGAGACAGTGATCAATCTTCCTGGGTGAAAAAAGAGATGGGGCGTGCTTGTGTCACCTGCATAAAAGAACATCTCTCCGGCGGCGATACAGTCGCAGTTACCGGGGGTACTACCCTTGCTGCAGTAGCAGAAATGATGACACCTGATACAAACCGCGACTTGCTTTTCGTTCCTGCAAGAGGGGGACTCGGCGAGAATGTGGAAAATCAAGCGAATACGATTTGCGCGAAAATGGCAGAGCGCGCAATGGGAAATTACCGGCTCCTTCATGTTCCTGACCAATTAAGTGCGGAAGCCTGGCAGTCTTTAACAGAAGAACCTTCTATTAAAGAACTTTTGAAAATCATCAAGTCTTCTAGTATGGTTGTTCATGGAATAGGGGATGCTATGACAATGGCAGAACGGCGGAAAACTGCTGCTTTTGACATGGAGAAAATTGAACATGGCGAAGCAGTGGCAGAAGCATTCGGCTATTATTTTGATGAAACAGGCAAGATGGTTCACAAGGTTCATACAGTGGGCATACAGCTGGATGACCTGGCGAATCTGAAGAATGTGATTGCTGTTGCCGGAGGTTCATCCAAGGCAAAAGCCATTCACGCTTACATGAAACAGTCGCTGGATTCCATTCTTGTGACGGATGAAGGTGCAGCAAAAGAGTTATTAAGGGATTAA
- a CDS encoding glutaredoxin family protein: MINLTVYSREGCHLCEEAVNIIAELCEEMDGSYTIVDIQKDDGLTEKYGLMIPVIEMDGKTLVYGQVKKDFLSKRIHEDVRIE, translated from the coding sequence ATGATTAATTTGACCGTCTATTCAAGAGAAGGCTGCCATCTTTGTGAAGAAGCAGTTAACATCATAGCGGAACTGTGTGAGGAGATGGATGGGTCCTATACAATAGTGGACATTCAAAAAGATGATGGTCTGACTGAAAAGTACGGATTGATGATTCCGGTCATTGAAATGGACGGAAAAACCCTGGTATACGGGCAAGTAAAAAAAGATTTTTTAAGTAAGCGGATACATGAGGATGTTAGGATTGAATAA
- the rpoN gene encoding RNA polymerase factor sigma-54, with protein sequence MKIKQGLSQEQSLKLHMSQELKQALALLQYNSMELERYIQELALDNPLIEIKEQSGLNVFYHRKISKRKSGDFSIMETASAAPYSLSDHLQEQLRLTGTNGSIAKGTRLLIDMLDENGYLDGDAENALCSTGLTAEEANRCIDVLQSLDPAGIGARSLQECLLLQMQRMTEKPKVAEAVIRDHFKLFAERSWKLLKKISGFSMEDIQDVFDFTLRLQPKPGSAFAGGQASYIIPDLIVERRETGIAAACNDEAVPQIRISRKYESLKNQHGQTELKKYLSAKEQQGTWLLKTMDHRKQTMVQIMKQIVAFQEAFFLSGKREMLKPLTLNDLAEASGFHESTVSRAIKGKYVQTPYGTLEMKSFLVNKIGSLQETEQSAAGAKEMLLRLVESEDKTSPLSDQMIASAMLERHDLKISRRTVAKYRDQLKIPPSSLRRRYTEAGND encoded by the coding sequence ATGAAAATTAAACAAGGCTTATCACAGGAGCAGTCCTTAAAGCTTCATATGTCCCAGGAGCTGAAACAGGCACTTGCCCTTCTCCAATATAACTCAATGGAACTGGAGCGGTATATACAGGAACTGGCTCTGGATAATCCCCTAATTGAAATAAAAGAACAATCTGGTTTGAATGTATTTTACCATAGAAAAATATCAAAAAGGAAAAGCGGAGATTTCAGCATAATGGAAACTGCCAGCGCTGCTCCATATAGCTTATCTGATCACTTGCAAGAGCAGCTGAGGCTGACAGGCACGAATGGATCTATTGCTAAGGGAACAAGGCTCTTAATCGATATGCTTGATGAAAACGGTTACTTGGACGGTGATGCCGAAAATGCGCTCTGCAGTACTGGATTAACGGCGGAAGAAGCAAACCGGTGTATAGACGTTTTGCAAAGCCTGGACCCTGCAGGCATTGGGGCGAGAAGCCTGCAGGAATGTCTTTTGCTGCAAATGCAGAGGATGACAGAGAAGCCGAAAGTGGCAGAGGCGGTCATCAGGGATCATTTCAAGCTTTTTGCGGAACGGTCCTGGAAGCTTTTAAAGAAAATTTCAGGATTCAGCATGGAGGACATTCAGGATGTGTTTGATTTTACCCTCCGCCTCCAGCCAAAGCCGGGCAGCGCATTTGCGGGAGGGCAAGCCTCCTACATTATTCCGGATCTAATTGTAGAGCGTCGGGAAACTGGAATCGCGGCAGCCTGCAACGATGAAGCGGTACCCCAAATCAGAATCAGCAGAAAATATGAGAGCCTGAAAAATCAGCATGGGCAGACTGAACTGAAGAAATATTTGTCCGCTAAAGAACAGCAGGGGACATGGCTGCTGAAAACGATGGACCATCGAAAACAAACCATGGTCCAAATCATGAAACAAATTGTTGCGTTCCAAGAGGCCTTTTTTCTTTCAGGAAAACGGGAAATGCTTAAACCGCTGACATTAAACGACTTAGCTGAAGCGTCCGGATTCCATGAATCCACTGTCAGCAGAGCGATAAAAGGAAAATATGTGCAAACACCCTATGGGACGCTTGAAATGAAATCCTTCCTAGTCAATAAAATAGGATCTCTGCAGGAAACGGAACAGTCTGCAGCTGGCGCGAAGGAAATGCTGCTGCGCTTAGTAGAGAGCGAAGATAAAACATCGCCGCTATCAGACCAGATGATTGCCTCTGCTATGCTGGAAAGGCATGATTTAAAGATTTCAAGGCGAACGGTTGCCAAGTATCGCGATCAGCTGAAAATACCGCCGTCTTCTTTAAGAAGACGCTATACGGAGGCAGGGAATGATTAA
- the yvfG gene encoding protein YvfG — MSELFSIPYFEQNFRQHIEMNQGKMAKTDAMNSYYRSVVSTLVQDQLTKNAEVLKRIQHLDKAYSTVKAEQKQQ; from the coding sequence ATGAGCGAACTTTTTTCCATTCCTTATTTCGAACAGAATTTTCGCCAGCATATTGAAATGAATCAGGGAAAAATGGCCAAAACAGATGCGATGAACAGCTATTACCGTTCTGTAGTATCGACGCTTGTTCAGGACCAGCTGACAAAAAACGCTGAAGTGCTTAAGCGGATTCAGCATCTGGACAAAGCATACAGCACAGTTAAAGCTGAACAAAAACAACAGTAA